One window from the genome of Alnus glutinosa chromosome 13, dhAlnGlut1.1, whole genome shotgun sequence encodes:
- the LOC133854827 gene encoding transcription factor bHLH71: MALEALSSNELFNFIIYDTISATPYSSHDSSENTTFLLENAMKPQNQGGVLDKSALVSTPKRSSGRSEVVDRRQNLAVQAGRKKRRRKPRVCKNKEEAETQRMTHIAVERNRRKQMNEHLQVLRSLMPESYAQRGDQASIVGGAIEFVKELEHLLQSLEAQKLQLLEPAEETTTSSKLMMAPPFAQFFVYPQYTWSQIPNKYTSKTKAAIADIEVTLIETHANLRILSRRSPRHLSKIVVGFQALHLSILHLNVTTMDPLVLYSISAKVEEGCQLTSVDDIAAAAHHMLRIIDDEAAALC, encoded by the exons ATGGCTTTAGAAGCTCTTTCTTCCAACGAGCTTTTCAACTTCATAATCTACGACACGATCTCTGCAACCCCATATAGCAGCCACGACTCTTCAGAGAACACTACTTTCTTACTAGAGAATGCAATGAAACCTCAAAATCAAGGTGGTGTTTTGGACAAGTCTGCACTGGTGAGTACCCCAAAACGCAGCTCCGGCAGGTCAGAGGTTGTCGACCGGAGGCAGAATTTGGCGGTTCAAGCtgggaggaagaagaggagaagaaagcCAAGGGTATGCAAGAACAAGGAAGAAGCTGAGACGCAAAGGATGACGCATATTGCTGTCGAAAGAAACCGCCGGAAACAGATGAATGAGCACCTCCAAGTCTTGCGCTCCCTCATGCCTGAATCCTATGCCCAAAGG GGTGACCAGGCCTCCATAGTAGGTGGAGCAATAGAATTTGTGAAGGAGCTTGAGCACCTCCTGCAGTCCCTTGAAGCTCAGAAACTCCAACTACTAGAGCCAGCTGAGGAGACGACCACAAGCTCCAAGTTGATGATGGCACCACCATTTGCACAGTTTTTTGTGTATCCACAGTACACCTGGTCTCAGATCCCCAACAAGTATACATCAAAGACTAAGGCTGCCATAGCGGATATCGAGGTTACTTTGATTGAAACCCATGCAAACCTTCGCATTCTGTCGCGACGAAGCCCTAGACATCTCTCAAAGATTGTTGTCGGTTTTCAGGCACTCCATCTCTCCATCCTTCACCTCAATGTGACCACCATGGACCCGTTGGTTCTCTACTCCATCAGTGCCAAG GTTGAAGAAGGGTGCCAACTCACATCAGTAGATGACATAGCAGCAGCAGCTCACCACATGCTTAGAATAATTGATGATGAAGCAGCTGCCTTatgttga
- the LOC133853746 gene encoding E3 ubiquitin-protein ligase Os04g0590900-like, with protein sequence MATLGNPKAWIPYINSKDCSQGFCNPSCPQWCYIIFPPPPPFEFPEDNSSTPNFSPLVIAIIGILASAFLLVSYYTLISKYCGKVDSATREVYDNNEELEENHSQLIHEPWHAATTGLDEALIKSITVCKYKKEEGLVEGIDCSVCLSEFQEDENLRLLPKCSHAFHLPCIDTWLKSHSNCPLCRANIVSFNAAPLPLPAPVTETPSSNETLPAATQQGNENEAVAQDIESCVRQEEMMHGDIIPKSPLRAFSDLGNSEDRDTIIEIRDIGGLEHIRRSFSMDLSCQSRLSVADILCMNQDEDVLQVVECPGDAGSSKQLAGETGKCSHKNRALHCAMSPVAMKRSFSSGRVFLPRHGRRRNTTIPI encoded by the coding sequence ATGGCAACTCTAGGTAATCCGAAAGCTTGGATACCATATATCAACAGCAAAGACTGTTCTCAAGGCTTTTGCAACCCATCCTGTCCACAATGGTGTTACATCATTTTCCCTCCTCCACCTCCCTTTGAATTCCCAGAAGACAATTCCAGTACACCAAATTTCTCTCCTCTTGTTATTGCCATCATTGGCATATTGGCAAGTGCTTTCCTTCTTGTAAGTTACTACACACTAATTTCCAAGTATTGTGGCAAAGTGGATTCGGCAACAAGAGAAGTTTATGACAACAATGAAGAATTGGAAGAAAATCACAGCCAGTTGATCCATGAACCATGGCATGCTGCAACTACTGGCTTAGATGAAGCTCTTATAAAGTCTATTACAGTATGCAAGTACAAGAAGGAAGAAGGGTTGGTCGAAGGCATTGATTGCTCTGTTTGTCTCAGTGAGTTTCAAGAAGATGAAAACTTAAGACTTTTGCCAAAGTGTAGTCATGCTTTCCATCTCCCATGCATTGATACATGGCTCAAATCCCACTCGAATTGCCCTCTATGTCGTGCTAATATAGTGTCTTTCAATGCCGCACCACTTCCATTGCCGGCGCCGGTGACAGAAACACCTTCAAGTAATGAAACTTTGCCTGCAGCAACCCAGCAGGGAAATGAAAACGAAGCGGTTGCACAAGACATAGAAAGCTGTGTTAGGCAAGAAGAAATGATGCATGGTGATATTATTCCAAAGAGCCCATTACGCGCTTTTAGTGATCTGGGCAATTCAGAAGACAGAGATACCATAATTGAGATTAGAGATATTGGAGGACTTGAACATATTAGAAGATCGTTTTCCATGGATCTTTCTTGCCAAAGCCGTCTTTCTGTTGCTGATATTTTGTGCATGAATCAAGATGAAGATGTGCTCCAAGTGGTGGAATGCCCTGGAGATGCTGGCTCATCGAAGCAATTAGCAGGAGAAACTGGCAAGTGTAGCCATAAAAACAGGGCCTTGCATTGTGCAATGAGTCCTGTTGCAATGAAGAGATCATTTTCAAGTGGCAGAGTCTTTCTCCCAAGGCATGGGAGAAGACGGAACACTACTATTCCTATctga